CGAAGTCGTCGACTCGCCTGAGGCTCCGTCAACATCAATCACCAGAGCCGATTGGCCATCAATGGTCGTCTCTATGGAATTCGCGGCAAGGTCCTCCAGCGAGGTTAAGGTTGCGAATCCGTCGGATTCACGTGCGAAGTCGCCAACGTCGAGAAGGTCTTCAAACGGATTGAAATCAGTGATGACATCATTGCCAGTGGTCAGCGGGAAGAGATCGGCTCCGCCGCCGCCGGTCACTGTGTCGTCGGATTCAAACCCTTGCAGTTTTTCCGACTCGTCGGTTCCAACCAGAGTAGCCTCGACGGGGACGACCTCATCCGAACCGTCATCATCGCTTTCCTCGGTTTCGTCTTCTTCAGTATCCTCGCTCAAATCCTCTTCATCGTCGGCCTCATTCTCATCCGTGTCATCGCAGAGGTGCTCTTCCTCTTCGGATTCATCCGTTTCATCGTCGGAGCTTAGCTCCTCCGGGTCCTCATCTTCATCGATTTCTTCATCATCTTGAGTGTCACTTTCTAAGTCATCTTCCTCACAGATGTCCTCGTCGTCGCAGATGCGTTCAGGATCGTCGAGATCCATCTCCGCGTCGAACTGGCCGTCTGAGTCCATGTCGTCCTCGGGATCAGCGAATTCTGGATCCGAGGTATCGTGAGCAGCGTCGTCAGGATCCGTCTCAAGAACTTTTGACGCATCGACCTCATCGGCTTCGTTTTGTGGTTCCTCTTCGTCTGAATCTGAATCGGACGCCGGTGCTTCCAGTGTGGATGATCCGCTCGACACTTCGCCACTGTTCAAAGCCTGTGAGCTTTCTGCTTCGCCGGAAGAATTGCTTGTTGCCCCATCAAAGTTGGTGAGTGTGCCAGGATCAACCAAGATGCCGTCGCCCCCCTCGTTTGTCATGTCGTAAAGCGGTGGAGTTGTGGGCGTTGTTGCCGGTGCACTGCCAACCACTCCGCCGTCAATGAAACTTACCGGCATTGCGTCACTCGGTAGGATCGCTCCGCCAAACGAGGTTCCGTAGGTATCCCAGAGCTGTTGATTCGTCAGTCCCACGAACTCTTGCGGGATGGGCACGACACTCTCTGGATCGGACGACTCGACCGGTACATGGTCATCCGCCTGCTGGTCGAAGTACAACGACTGTCCATTGAGTTGGATCCGATCAGACATCAAGAAGAAATACGGCTGGTAACCGTCGCCTCCTGTATCCGCTTCCATGACGACATTCCTCCGTTGACCAGCCGTGTTTTGAACAGCCGTGCCATCGAGGCTCTCGAAGGTGACGTTGTTCATGTTCAACTTGCGTGCCGACTGGCGGGCCTCGGTGATCACCAGGTCAGTCGTATTGGCGAGCTGCAGATTGCTGACCGTCCAATCATCTTGACGTGGAGCAAGTAGGCCAACGCCGTAGCCTTCGATGCTGACATTTTCGATCACGCCTGGGCCGCGGCTTACTTCGTTGTACATGTCGATTCCGACACCCGTGTCTGCCGTACCTCCGTTTTGTACCCACGGGTCGCCGATACCGATCAGTCGTGCATTCTTAAGCGACATTCGTTCGTTGTAATTCATCAGCACGCCGTCGCGCGATCCCCACACCGTCAGGCCATCGACCACCGGGTTAAGCGTGTCGATGTAGGCCTGGTTTGGTTTCGCGTGGAAGGGGCTACCGATCTCGCCGAGGTAGACCGATGAGTGGACATATCGCGAGCGGAAGCCAACGGTCGCTCCATAGGATTCGTTGTTGCTGATCTCTGCCAAGGGTGCCCACCAAGTCGGAATCGTCTCACGGCCAGTGATCAGATGTCCGTTCGCGATGTTTGCAGTTTTCACTGTCGCGCGGCCACGATCTTCCTCCACGAGGCCATCGCTCCAGATAATGATTCCGTGACCTGAAGCACCTGCAGACACGTTATCTCGCATGCTTACCAAGTGGCCGGAGAGCCAATAGCTGTCCCCATCCACCCCGAAGCTTTGCACATGAGCCTCCAGGTCGGGATCGATAGCGCCTCCGTCATCTAGTGTGAATGTTGGGCTCACCGTGCGGATGGCGATGTTACCAACCATCGAGCCGATTTCGTCTCCCGCTTCGGTGTAGAACGCGGCTCCCTTTACACCGTAGGAAACGTTGTTGACCATGTTCACGTGCCCGGAGTGGTTCACGAATCCCCAGCCGGGACTACCGTTCACCACGCTGCACTCGATCAGGGCCGGCTGACTACTCGGGTCGTTCCCACCACGGTGGAAGTGCACTGCGTAGCGACCACGCATATTGGTTCTTTCACCTGCTTCTGTGGTGAACACCACGCCTGCACTGGTTTCGTTGCCAACGACATCTTCAGCGAATTCGAAGAAGAGGTCGTCGAGCTCGCGTGACTTATCAGTGCGCCCCAATTCGTTAAAGCTGGTGTTCTTTACGTTCACATTCAATTGATGCATGAACATGATGTGGCCGCGACGACGGATCTCCGAGTTCTCTGAGACGAACTCAACGTTGCGTGTCGTATTGGCAACATACACGTTGAGATCCGTCTTCGGTGGAATGTGATCAAGTTGCAAAGCCTCGTTGAGCTGCACGATCGTGCCATCGATGGACTGAATCGTGCGCACTTCGTCACTCGTCGAGCCTTGCGTCCCCGTGATCACAATCTGGTCGCCGACGTTCCAACCCGTTGGAACAGATTTTAACTGAATCGAGGTCGCACCAGCGGCGGGGTGGCTCGCCAGGGTGACCCGGTGCGTCGTCTCAGCACCGTGAATGTCGACCGGTCCCTGCAGCAACGCACCGCGACTGAGTTGTTGGGGATCCCATTTCTGATCAATGGCTCCGTCATCAGTGAAGACAACGCGAGCCGTGACGTTGGCAGCAATCGGATTCGTCGAGGTTCCCATGACGAAGCAGCCCGTCGGTGAACTGACGATCGTATCGACACGCAACTCGGTGTTCGTATTCGTGGCGAACTGTAGAGTTCCGTCAATGCGAATGGTTTTGAATTCTTCAGCGATCTGTCCATCGACGGTCAGAGTCATCCCTTCAGGAATGACAATCCTTGCCCCGGCGGTAGGCAGTGTCCCGTTCTGCCAAACACTCGGATCCGACCAGTTGCCCGAGGCGACGACGGTATTAGTCGCTTGATCGAGCGATACGAGAGCCATCGCCGCCGGATTCGCGGGATGGCCTGTGTGGCCATGATTCCCACCGCCATGGTTTGCTCCATAATTGGCGTCCCAGGCTGCTAGTTCCGTCTGCGCAGTCGAAGTATTTTCCGTCGTGCTGGTCTGCTGCCATTGAAGAAAGTCAGCGCCACTGATATTTCCATCGCCGTTGTGATCTCCATCGTGCATCGTGTCGCCCGCAAGCATCATTCGGGCTTCTAGATTCTCAAAGCGAAAAGGCTTTTGCACGAACTTTGGTATTTTGCGGGGCTGTCGGCGAAAGAAAGGCAACGAATCAAAGTCATTCCGTGTGTTCCTACACATGCTTTTGCCTCTTTCTGTTCTCGGTGAAAAGTAGTTGGCCCAAGTCTTAATTCCTGTTAGGCGATCCAAGGTGAGGGACTCTCCCAGCGATCTTGATCAGAACGGGTATTCAGCCTTCCGCTAGAAACAGAGCCAATCATGGCAATTTGTTTCCCAA
The genomic region above belongs to Lacipirellulaceae bacterium and contains:
- a CDS encoding G8 domain-containing protein, producing MCRNTRNDFDSLPFFRRQPRKIPKFVQKPFRFENLEARMMLAGDTMHDGDHNGDGNISGADFLQWQQTSTTENTSTAQTELAAWDANYGANHGGGNHGHTGHPANPAAMALVSLDQATNTVVASGNWSDPSVWQNGTLPTAGARIVIPEGMTLTVDGQIAEEFKTIRIDGTLQFATNTNTELRVDTIVSSPTGCFVMGTSTNPIAANVTARVVFTDDGAIDQKWDPQQLSRGALLQGPVDIHGAETTHRVTLASHPAAGATSIQLKSVPTGWNVGDQIVITGTQGSTSDEVRTIQSIDGTIVQLNEALQLDHIPPKTDLNVYVANTTRNVEFVSENSEIRRRGHIMFMHQLNVNVKNTSFNELGRTDKSRELDDLFFEFAEDVVGNETSAGVVFTTEAGERTNMRGRYAVHFHRGGNDPSSQPALIECSVVNGSPGWGFVNHSGHVNMVNNVSYGVKGAAFYTEAGDEIGSMVGNIAIRTVSPTFTLDDGGAIDPDLEAHVQSFGVDGDSYWLSGHLVSMRDNVSAGASGHGIIIWSDGLVEEDRGRATVKTANIANGHLITGRETIPTWWAPLAEISNNESYGATVGFRSRYVHSSVYLGEIGSPFHAKPNQAYIDTLNPVVDGLTVWGSRDGVLMNYNERMSLKNARLIGIGDPWVQNGGTADTGVGIDMYNEVSRGPGVIENVSIEGYGVGLLAPRQDDWTVSNLQLANTTDLVITEARQSARKLNMNNVTFESLDGTAVQNTAGQRRNVVMEADTGGDGYQPYFFLMSDRIQLNGQSLYFDQQADDHVPVESSDPESVVPIPQEFVGLTNQQLWDTYGTSFGGAILPSDAMPVSFIDGGVVGSAPATTPTTPPLYDMTNEGGDGILVDPGTLTNFDGATSNSSGEAESSQALNSGEVSSGSSTLEAPASDSDSDEEEPQNEADEVDASKVLETDPDDAAHDTSDPEFADPEDDMDSDGQFDAEMDLDDPERICDDEDICEEDDLESDTQDDEEIDEDEDPEELSSDDETDESEEEEHLCDDTDENEADDEEDLSEDTEEDETEESDDDGSDEVVPVEATLVGTDESEKLQGFESDDTVTGGGGADLFPLTTGNDVITDFNPFEDLLDVGDFARESDGFATLTSLEDLAANSIETTIDGQSALVIDVDGASGESTTSLIGVTIDALTSDNVFFGLGDDSIPPLAFTHFATTTVTLSDGTVGESEAHDLAAHPLPFELVEGDGDTLREFTEGIGGLAALDSAFASI